From the genome of Azospira restricta, one region includes:
- a CDS encoding lysophospholipid acyltransferase family protein, with protein MRLLFRLLSLLPLSLIHRLGAIAGAVAYLASPTYRRHLRANMALALGEREAARWRWAAVAAAGRMALELPRIWLRTLDEAVTMVAEVRGQELVDAARASGRGIVFLTPHLGCFEITAQYLATQAPITVLYRPPRQAWLQEMIERGRQRASLHLAPADLSGVRGLLKALKKGEAIGLLPDQAPKMGEGRWLPFFGRPAYTMTLAGRLSETGATVLLTWGERLPGGAGYRIHFSAPTAPIEGDLEQRAAAINREVEALIRQCPGQYLWGYNRYKRPKGVEAPPLATEAGNGPGAA; from the coding sequence ATGCGCCTCCTGTTCCGCCTCCTCTCGCTGCTGCCGCTGTCGCTGATCCACCGCTTGGGCGCCATCGCCGGCGCCGTCGCCTATCTCGCTTCGCCGACCTATCGCCGCCACCTGCGCGCGAATATGGCGCTGGCGCTCGGCGAGCGCGAGGCCGCGCGCTGGCGCTGGGCGGCGGTGGCCGCGGCCGGCCGCATGGCGCTGGAGTTGCCGCGCATCTGGCTGCGCACGCTGGACGAGGCGGTGACGATGGTCGCCGAGGTCCGCGGCCAGGAGCTGGTCGATGCCGCCCGCGCTTCCGGCCGCGGCATCGTCTTCCTGACGCCGCACCTCGGCTGCTTCGAGATCACCGCCCAGTACCTGGCGACGCAGGCGCCGATCACCGTCCTCTACCGGCCGCCGCGGCAGGCCTGGCTGCAGGAGATGATCGAGCGCGGCCGCCAGCGCGCCAGCCTGCACCTGGCGCCGGCCGACCTCTCCGGCGTGCGCGGCCTGTTGAAGGCGCTGAAGAAGGGCGAGGCGATCGGCCTGCTGCCGGACCAGGCGCCGAAGATGGGCGAAGGGCGCTGGCTGCCCTTCTTCGGCCGACCGGCGTACACGATGACGTTGGCGGGACGCCTCTCCGAAACCGGGGCAACGGTGCTGCTGACCTGGGGCGAGCGCCTGCCCGGCGGCGCCGGCTACCGCATCCACTTCAGCGCGCCGACGGCGCCGATCGAAGGCGACCTCGAGCAGCGCGCGGCGGCGATCAACCGCGAGGTCGAGGCACTGATCCGCCAGTGCCCGGGACAGTACCTGTGGGGCTACAACCGCTACAAGCGGCCGAAGGGCGTCGAGGCGCCGCCGCTCGCAACCGAAGCCGGCAACGGGCCAGGGGCGGCCTGA
- a CDS encoding glycosyltransferase family 4 protein, which translates to MQLAFCLYKYFPHGGLQRDFLRIAQACRKRGHAIRVYTLEWRGDIPADFEVLVVPVKALTNARRYAKFSDWVRRDLARRPADRVVGFNKMPGLDVYFAADPCYEDKAQTLRNPLYRLSGRYRHFAGYERAVFAPESRTEILMISSLQQPLFVKHYGTPADRFHLLPPGIARDRRAPANAADIRAAFRAEFALADDEFLLVQIGSGFKTKGLDRSLAAFAALPEALRRRTRLVAIGADEPSAFRRLAAGLGLAERVQILQGRDDIPRFLLGADLLIHPAYNENTGTVLLEAVVAGLPVLTTAVCGYAHYIAEAGAGVVLPEPFAQAALNDALATMLADDAARRQWQANGLAFAETADIYDNAEVAADVILAERQ; encoded by the coding sequence ATGCAGCTGGCGTTCTGCCTGTACAAGTATTTCCCGCACGGCGGCCTGCAGCGCGACTTCCTGCGCATCGCACAGGCCTGCCGGAAGCGCGGCCACGCGATCCGCGTCTACACGCTGGAGTGGCGCGGCGACATCCCGGCGGATTTCGAGGTGCTGGTGGTGCCGGTGAAGGCGCTGACCAACGCGCGCCGCTACGCGAAATTCAGCGACTGGGTGCGGCGCGATCTGGCGCGGCGGCCGGCCGACCGCGTCGTCGGTTTCAACAAGATGCCGGGGCTCGACGTCTACTTCGCCGCCGATCCCTGCTACGAGGACAAGGCGCAGACGCTGCGCAATCCGCTCTACCGCCTGTCCGGCCGTTACCGGCATTTCGCCGGCTACGAGCGGGCGGTGTTCGCGCCGGAGAGCCGCACCGAGATCTTGATGATCTCGTCGCTGCAGCAGCCGCTGTTCGTCAAACACTACGGTACGCCGGCGGATCGTTTCCACCTGCTGCCGCCGGGCATCGCCCGCGACCGGCGGGCGCCGGCCAACGCCGCCGACATCCGCGCCGCCTTCCGCGCCGAGTTCGCGCTGGCCGACGACGAGTTCCTGCTGGTGCAGATCGGCTCCGGCTTCAAGACCAAGGGTCTCGACCGCAGCCTCGCCGCCTTCGCCGCACTGCCCGAGGCGCTGCGCCGGCGCACGCGGCTGGTCGCGATCGGCGCCGACGAGCCGTCGGCGTTCCGGCGCCTGGCGGCCGGACTCGGGCTGGCCGAGCGCGTGCAGATCCTGCAGGGACGCGACGACATCCCGCGCTTCCTGCTCGGCGCCGACCTGCTGATCCACCCGGCGTACAACGAGAACACCGGCACCGTGCTGCTCGAGGCGGTGGTCGCCGGGCTGCCGGTGCTGACCACCGCGGTCTGCGGCTACGCGCACTACATCGCCGAGGCCGGGGCCGGCGTCGTCCTGCCCGAACCCTTCGCGCAGGCGGCGCTGAACGACGCGCTGGCGACGATGCTCGCCGACGACGCGGCGCGCCGGCAGTGGCAGGCGAACGGGCTGGCCTTCGCCGAAACCGCCGACATCTACGACAACGCCGAAGTGGCGGCCGACGTCATCCTCGCCGAACGCCAATGA
- the rfaP gene encoding lipopolysaccharide core heptose(I) kinase RfaP, producing the protein MSADELFLDEPFRTLWAGQDPFAAVEALQGRVYRELEARRTLRTEVAGRGYFVKIHRGVGWGEIAKNLLTLRAPVLGAGNEYRAIRRLEALGVDTMRAVAYGARGGNPAAQHSFIVTEELAPTVSLEDFCRDWCKQPPAARFKRALIERVATMARRMHAGGVNHRDFYICHFLLHLDPVPTADDFRLSLIDLHRAQIRTQTPRRWRDKDLAALYFSALEIGLTQRDWLRFLRIYFDRPLADILRDEAGLIEHLNREAARLQRRYLKKFAPKAAA; encoded by the coding sequence ATGAGCGCCGACGAACTGTTCCTCGACGAACCCTTCCGCACGCTGTGGGCCGGGCAGGATCCGTTCGCCGCGGTCGAGGCGCTGCAGGGCCGGGTCTATCGCGAGCTGGAGGCGCGCCGCACGCTGCGCACCGAGGTCGCCGGCCGCGGCTACTTCGTCAAGATCCACCGCGGCGTCGGCTGGGGCGAGATCGCCAAGAACCTGCTGACGCTGCGCGCACCGGTGCTCGGCGCCGGCAACGAGTACCGCGCGATCCGGCGGCTGGAGGCGCTCGGCGTCGACACCATGCGCGCGGTGGCCTACGGCGCGCGCGGCGGCAACCCGGCGGCGCAGCATTCGTTCATCGTCACCGAGGAGCTGGCGCCGACGGTGAGCCTGGAGGACTTCTGCCGTGATTGGTGCAAGCAGCCGCCCGCGGCGCGCTTCAAGCGCGCGCTGATCGAACGCGTGGCGACGATGGCGCGGCGCATGCACGCAGGCGGCGTCAACCACCGCGACTTCTATATCTGCCACTTCCTGCTGCACCTCGATCCGGTGCCGACGGCTGACGATTTCCGGCTGTCGCTGATCGACCTGCACCGCGCGCAGATTCGCACGCAGACGCCGCGCCGCTGGCGCGACAAGGATCTCGCTGCGCTGTACTTCTCGGCTCTGGAGATCGGCCTGACGCAGCGCGACTGGCTGCGCTTCCTGCGCATCTACTTCGACCGCCCGCTCGCCGACATCCTGCGCGACGAGGCCGGGCTGATCGAGCACCTCAACCGGGAAGCGGCGCGCCTGCAGCGGCGCTACCTGAAGAAGTTCGCGCCGAAGGCCGCGGCATGA
- a CDS encoding lipopolysaccharide kinase InaA family protein, with the protein MIDWHFNPDFRGREAERLFGTLPATFAVRGEPIAKAPLSTVERVAADGTRYYVKRYVGSGKNAFRRWFGLRGLIAPQRVVKEWENLLLFRQWGIPTATLVGWGLERAHGSFVRGALVTEEIAGTKDMGTMANDDDPRLRDRRWMAEVMRQVARYARRLHDQGFAHNDLKWRNLLVDDRATPTVYLIDCPSGGFWRGLLLRYRIVKDLACLDKVGKYRLSRTQRLRFYLDYAGHARLSAADKRRLRKILKFFAGRE; encoded by the coding sequence ATGATCGACTGGCACTTCAACCCCGATTTCCGCGGCCGCGAAGCCGAGCGGCTGTTCGGCACGCTGCCGGCGACCTTCGCGGTGCGCGGCGAGCCGATCGCCAAGGCGCCGCTATCGACGGTCGAGCGGGTCGCCGCCGACGGCACGCGCTACTACGTCAAGCGCTACGTCGGCAGCGGCAAGAACGCCTTTCGCCGCTGGTTCGGCCTGCGCGGGCTGATCGCGCCGCAGCGCGTGGTCAAGGAATGGGAGAACCTGCTGCTGTTCCGGCAGTGGGGCATCCCGACGGCGACGCTGGTCGGCTGGGGGCTGGAGCGCGCGCACGGCAGCTTCGTGCGCGGCGCGCTGGTGACCGAGGAGATCGCGGGCACCAAAGACATGGGGACGATGGCCAACGACGACGACCCGCGGCTGCGCGACCGGCGCTGGATGGCCGAAGTCATGCGGCAGGTGGCGCGGTACGCGCGCCGGCTGCACGATCAGGGCTTCGCGCACAACGACCTGAAATGGCGCAACCTGCTGGTGGACGACCGCGCGACGCCGACCGTTTACCTGATCGACTGTCCGAGCGGCGGCTTCTGGCGCGGGCTGCTGCTGCGCTACCGCATCGTCAAGGACCTCGCCTGTCTCGACAAGGTCGGCAAGTACCGCCTGTCGCGCACGCAGCGACTGCGCTTCTATCTCGACTATGCCGGCCACGCGCGCTTGTCGGCCGCCGACAAGCGGCGCCTGCGCAAGATTCTGAAATTCTTCGCGGGGCGGGAGTGA
- a CDS encoding lipopolysaccharide kinase InaA family protein, producing the protein MSTLELPLTNAAALRAAGRMPAVPFGVALADGRGLTMRRLLRVLPGKRIVGEAGFDGRRVLAKLFVAPGSERHWRQEADGVAALQAAAIPTPTLLASSALAGGGHVVLTEFFDGAVSLAEAWQGVADRPAGDRTALAVLVPAVILLARMHAAGLAQGDLHLGNFLLHEGGLRVIDGDSVSAAGRPLTADEASANLGMLLAQLPAAWDDAAAALLDAYRAAGGVAIDAARLRAEIARVRDWRVRDYLAKSVRDCTLFAVERRPTRFTAVVRAAADRLAPLLRDPDGALAAGVRLKSGNTCTVAKVAADGGDLVVKRYNLKSVGHALSRLWRPSRAWHSWREGHRLALYGIATPAPLALVEERLGPLRRRAWLVNEFCPGVNLAEHLAVDREPPAAEAAAITALFATLARLRISHGDLKATNLLWHAGRVWLIDLDACTQHRSEAAWRRAWRRDRARLVRNWPAASSLGRWLQAALPPA; encoded by the coding sequence GTGAGCACGCTCGAACTGCCGCTGACCAACGCCGCGGCGCTGCGCGCCGCCGGCCGCATGCCGGCCGTACCGTTCGGCGTCGCGCTGGCCGACGGCCGGGGGCTGACGATGCGCCGCCTGTTGCGCGTGCTGCCGGGCAAGCGCATCGTCGGCGAGGCCGGGTTCGACGGGCGCCGCGTCCTCGCCAAGCTGTTCGTCGCGCCCGGCAGCGAGCGCCATTGGCGGCAGGAGGCCGACGGTGTCGCCGCGCTGCAGGCGGCGGCAATCCCGACGCCGACGCTGCTGGCGTCGTCGGCGCTGGCCGGCGGCGGGCATGTCGTGCTCACCGAATTTTTCGATGGTGCCGTGTCGCTGGCCGAGGCCTGGCAGGGCGTCGCCGACCGGCCTGCCGGCGATCGCACGGCGCTGGCCGTGCTCGTGCCGGCGGTGATCCTGCTGGCGCGCATGCACGCTGCCGGCCTCGCCCAGGGCGACCTGCATCTCGGCAACTTCCTGCTGCACGAAGGCGGTCTGCGGGTCATCGACGGCGACTCGGTCAGCGCCGCCGGCCGGCCATTGACGGCGGATGAGGCGTCCGCCAACCTCGGCATGCTGCTGGCGCAGCTGCCGGCGGCCTGGGACGACGCGGCCGCCGCCTTGCTCGACGCCTACCGCGCGGCCGGCGGCGTCGCGATCGACGCGGCGCGGCTGCGCGCGGAGATCGCCCGCGTGCGCGACTGGCGCGTGCGCGACTACCTCGCGAAGAGCGTGCGCGACTGCACGTTGTTCGCCGTCGAGCGGCGGCCGACGCGCTTTACCGCGGTCGTGCGCGCGGCGGCCGACCGGCTGGCGCCGCTCTTGCGCGACCCTGACGGCGCGCTCGCGGCGGGCGTGCGGCTGAAGTCGGGCAACACCTGCACCGTCGCGAAAGTTGCGGCGGATGGCGGCGATCTGGTCGTCAAGCGCTACAACCTGAAGAGCGTCGGCCACGCGCTGTCGCGGCTGTGGCGGCCGAGCCGCGCCTGGCATTCGTGGCGCGAGGGGCATCGCCTGGCGCTGTACGGCATCGCCACGCCGGCGCCGCTGGCGCTGGTCGAGGAGCGGCTCGGGCCGCTGCGCCGGCGCGCCTGGCTGGTCAATGAGTTCTGTCCGGGGGTCAATCTGGCCGAGCATCTGGCGGTCGACCGCGAACCGCCGGCGGCCGAGGCGGCGGCAATCACCGCGCTGTTCGCGACGCTGGCGCGCCTCCGCATCAGCCACGGCGACCTGAAGGCGACCAACCTGCTGTGGCATGCCGGGCGGGTCTGGCTGATCGACCTCGACGCGTGCACGCAGCACCGCAGCGAGGCGGCCTGGCGCCGCGCCTGGCGGCGCGACCGCGCGCGCCTCGTGCGCAACTGGCCGGCCGCTTCGTCGCTCGGCCGATGGCTGCAGGCGGCGCTGCCGCCCGCCTGA
- the msbA gene encoding lipid A export permease/ATP-binding protein MsbA yields MPQSGPQSVSSLKIYLRLLGYVRPFAGAFAVSIVGYLIFASSQPMFAAVLKYFVDGLGAQAGSTRHPLPLLGEVELMYGIPLLMILIIVWRSLGSFLGNYYLARVSLGLINDLRLALFNSLLRLPNAYFDQNNSGHLISRITYNVTMVTGAATDAIKVVIREGLTVVFLFGYLLWMNWKLTAIMVAILPLIGLMVASASRKFRKQSKKIQATMGDLTHVASETIQGYRVVRSFGGEDYEARRFKAASEDNTVKQLRMVKTGATFTPALQLVTFSAMSVILFLVLFMRGDASAGDLVAYITAAGLLPKPIRQLSEVSGTIQKGLAGAESIFAQLDERPETDRGTVERERVSGRIEIRGLRFRYPGAERPVLEDVNVTIEPGQMVAIVGRSGSGKSTLVGLIPRFYHHSEGQILIDGVDVEDYTLRNLRRHVALVTQQVVLFNDTIAANIAYGDLAQAPRAAVEAAADAAYAREFIDKLPQGFDTLVGENGVLLSGGQRQRLAIARALLKDAPILILDEATSALDTESERHIQAALDRVMQGRTTLVIAHRLSTIEQADLILVMDQGRIVERGTHAELLAANGHYARLHAVQFEEGQDAAASAA; encoded by the coding sequence ATGCCGCAATCCGGCCCGCAATCCGTCTCGTCGCTGAAGATCTACCTGCGCCTGCTCGGCTACGTCCGCCCCTTCGCCGGCGCCTTCGCCGTCAGCATCGTCGGCTACCTGATCTTCGCCTCGTCGCAGCCGATGTTCGCCGCCGTCCTCAAGTATTTCGTCGACGGCCTCGGCGCACAGGCCGGCAGCACGCGCCACCCCTTGCCGCTGCTCGGCGAGGTCGAACTGATGTACGGCATCCCGCTGCTGATGATACTGATCATCGTCTGGCGCAGCCTCGGTTCCTTCCTCGGCAACTACTATCTGGCCCGGGTGTCGCTCGGGCTGATCAACGACCTGCGGCTGGCGCTGTTCAACAGCCTGCTGCGCCTGCCGAACGCCTATTTCGACCAGAACAACTCCGGCCACCTGATCTCGCGCATCACCTACAACGTGACGATGGTCACCGGCGCCGCCACCGACGCGATCAAGGTGGTGATCCGCGAGGGCCTGACCGTCGTTTTCCTGTTCGGCTACCTGCTGTGGATGAACTGGAAGCTGACCGCGATCATGGTCGCCATCCTGCCGCTGATCGGCCTGATGGTGGCCAGCGCCAGCCGCAAGTTCCGCAAGCAGAGCAAGAAGATCCAGGCGACGATGGGCGACCTGACGCACGTCGCCTCGGAGACGATCCAGGGCTACCGCGTCGTCAGGAGCTTCGGCGGCGAGGACTACGAGGCGCGGCGCTTCAAGGCGGCGAGCGAGGACAACACGGTGAAGCAGCTGCGCATGGTGAAGACCGGCGCCACCTTCACGCCGGCGCTGCAGCTGGTCACCTTCTCGGCGATGTCGGTGATCCTCTTCCTCGTCCTCTTCATGCGCGGCGACGCCTCGGCCGGCGACCTGGTCGCCTACATCACCGCCGCCGGCCTGCTGCCGAAGCCGATCCGCCAGCTCTCCGAAGTCAGCGGCACGATCCAGAAGGGTCTCGCCGGCGCCGAGAGCATCTTCGCCCAGCTCGACGAGCGGCCGGAGACCGACCGCGGAACGGTCGAGCGCGAGCGGGTCAGCGGCCGGATCGAGATCCGCGGCCTCCGCTTCCGCTACCCCGGCGCCGAGCGGCCGGTGCTGGAGGACGTCAATGTGACGATCGAGCCCGGCCAGATGGTCGCCATCGTCGGCCGCTCGGGCAGCGGCAAGTCGACGCTGGTCGGCCTGATCCCGCGCTTCTACCACCACAGCGAAGGGCAGATCCTGATCGACGGCGTCGACGTCGAGGACTACACGCTCAGGAACCTGCGCCGGCACGTCGCGCTGGTCACGCAGCAGGTGGTGCTGTTCAACGACACGATCGCCGCCAACATCGCCTACGGCGACCTCGCGCAGGCGCCGCGCGCAGCAGTCGAGGCGGCGGCGGATGCGGCCTACGCCCGCGAGTTCATCGACAAGCTGCCGCAGGGCTTCGACACGCTGGTCGGCGAGAACGGCGTGCTGCTCTCCGGCGGCCAGCGCCAGCGCCTGGCGATCGCCCGCGCGCTGCTCAAGGACGCGCCGATCCTGATCCTCGACGAAGCCACCTCGGCGCTCGACACCGAATCCGAACGCCACATCCAGGCGGCGCTCGACCGCGTCATGCAGGGCCGCACGACGCTGGTCATCGCCCACCGCCTGTCGACGATCGAACAGGCCGACCTGATCCTGGTCATGGACCAGGGACGCATCGTCGAGCGCGGCACGCACGCCGAACTGCTCGCCGCCAACGGCCACTACGCGCGGCTGCACGCGGTGCAGTTCGAGGAAGGACAGGACGCCGCGGCGTCGGCCGCCTGA
- a CDS encoding toluene tolerance protein: MKRLRQQDYLAMREGAEVLEVDHHGDKVLRLADGSILKLFRRRRVISSAALYPYARRFANNAAALARLGIPVPQVIEVLRIPSIERDAVRYAPLAGKTLRELLRGGLAPARERELKAAFTRFVVGLHDQGVYFRSLHLGNVVCTPEGRLGLIDFADLRIHPWSLGKYLRARNLRRMQGLDEERDWIDAAAIVGGRPPGGAQ; this comes from the coding sequence TTGAAGAGACTCAGACAGCAGGACTACCTCGCCATGCGCGAGGGCGCCGAGGTGCTCGAGGTCGACCACCACGGCGACAAGGTGCTGCGCCTCGCCGACGGCAGCATCCTCAAGCTGTTCCGGCGGCGGCGGGTGATTTCCTCGGCCGCCCTCTATCCCTACGCCCGCCGCTTCGCCAACAACGCGGCGGCGCTGGCCCGCCTGGGCATCCCGGTGCCGCAGGTGATCGAGGTGCTGCGCATCCCGTCGATCGAGCGCGACGCCGTCCGCTATGCGCCGCTCGCCGGCAAGACGCTGCGCGAGTTGCTGCGCGGCGGTCTGGCGCCGGCGCGCGAGCGCGAACTGAAGGCGGCGTTTACCCGCTTCGTGGTCGGCCTGCACGATCAGGGCGTCTACTTCCGCTCGCTGCATCTCGGCAACGTCGTGTGCACGCCCGAGGGGCGCCTCGGTCTGATCGATTTCGCCGACCTGCGCATCCATCCCTGGTCGCTCGGCAAGTACCTGCGCGCGCGCAACCTGCGCCGCATGCAGGGGCTCGACGAGGAGCGCGACTGGATCGACGCGGCGGCGATCGTCGGCGGCCGGCCGCCCGGCGGCGCGCAATGA
- a CDS encoding glycosyltransferase family 2 protein, translating to MTPPPLVSIAIPAYRHEKYIKTCLASVCAQTYPELELVLIDDGSPDDTFAVATRFLDAHRDRFRRIVLERRENRGVSANSNACIEACRGEWVHLLGSDDRLYPEKVARIQAAIAEWQLPELALVHADTDTIDADGNPHLSRHRARHAPPGPDHAAYRWLFHRNLISNPSIALRRDAFLAIGGFDPTLPLEDLDCWLRLSTHYAIGRVPEVLASYRKHPGNSLRQRQKMLGAFFATYAKFIEANPGLIPDGELKRHFRWYLRRFWRRIRKQRPGYLAAFAGALLQSYLRAPRAADYRRFGDILLKTTA from the coding sequence ATGACGCCACCACCGCTCGTCAGCATCGCGATCCCGGCCTACCGACACGAAAAATACATCAAGACCTGCCTGGCCTCGGTCTGCGCGCAGACCTATCCCGAGCTCGAACTGGTGCTGATCGACGACGGCTCGCCCGACGACACCTTCGCGGTCGCCACGCGCTTTCTCGACGCCCATCGCGACCGCTTCCGCCGCATCGTCCTCGAACGCCGCGAGAACCGCGGCGTCAGCGCCAACTCCAACGCCTGCATCGAGGCCTGCCGCGGCGAATGGGTGCATCTGCTCGGCTCCGACGACCGCCTCTACCCGGAAAAGGTGGCGCGCATCCAGGCGGCGATCGCCGAATGGCAACTGCCGGAACTGGCGCTGGTGCACGCCGACACCGATACCATCGACGCCGATGGCAACCCGCACCTCAGCCGACACCGGGCGCGGCACGCGCCGCCGGGACCGGACCACGCGGCCTACCGCTGGCTGTTCCACCGCAACCTGATCTCCAATCCGTCGATCGCGCTGCGCCGCGACGCCTTCCTCGCCATCGGCGGCTTCGACCCGACGCTGCCACTGGAGGATCTCGACTGCTGGCTGCGGCTGTCCACGCACTACGCCATCGGCCGCGTCCCGGAGGTGCTGGCGAGTTACCGCAAGCACCCGGGAAATTCGTTGCGTCAGCGACAGAAGATGCTCGGCGCCTTCTTCGCGACCTACGCCAAGTTCATCGAGGCGAACCCGGGCCTGATCCCCGACGGCGAGCTGAAACGCCATTTCCGCTGGTACCTGCGGCGCTTCTGGCGCCGTATCCGCAAGCAGCGGCCGGGCTATCTGGCGGCCTTCGCCGGCGCGCTGCTGCAGAGCTATCTGCGAGCACCGCGGGCGGCGGACTATCGCCGCTTCGGCGATATCCTGCTCAAGACCACGGCCTGA
- a CDS encoding glycosyltransferase family 39 protein — translation MFTTLRIPPWLTPVRATFLASLLLSLVARLGSTLNRDGMLYVKGAQAFLDGGFTAAREVFNWPFLSIAMAVVGRLTGLGPETAGYLLNALFMAGACALMVACIARRTPELSWLGAFVVLALPGLNEYRNELLREYGCWFFVMLAFWLALRWAERPRWPSALALQAALGGAALFRPEALALFPALLLWQLAGAPRAERGRRLLMLGGLPLAGGIALAALYVSGGLAGGGRLAEDLGRFRLARFDAKAQALASALVVDAREQLVVFAQEQARTILLFGSLALVPLKVLQKLGLFVVPLAFALFGRAARPALGRHPLFAWGIAAHLLVLAVFVVDLQFLAGRYVGLILLFSTPFAAAGLAAMLQHRPRWRITVFIGMALLALANVVSTSPGKTHLVDAGRWLAANVADPSTVYIDSGRTAYHAGWQTAAVAERNQRPAVEKAVAEERYALYVLEHSRKDAPLEDWLAKTGLRVVTRFEHPNRDAVIIAAPASRKP, via the coding sequence ATGTTCACTACCTTGAGAATCCCGCCCTGGCTGACCCCGGTGCGCGCGACCTTCCTCGCCAGCCTGCTGCTGTCGCTGGTCGCGCGCCTGGGCAGCACGCTCAACCGCGACGGCATGCTCTACGTGAAGGGCGCCCAGGCCTTCCTCGACGGCGGTTTCACGGCCGCGCGGGAAGTGTTCAACTGGCCCTTCCTGTCGATCGCGATGGCGGTCGTCGGCCGGCTCACCGGCCTCGGGCCGGAAACCGCCGGCTACCTGCTCAACGCGCTGTTCATGGCCGGCGCCTGCGCGCTGATGGTCGCCTGCATCGCGCGCCGGACGCCGGAACTGTCCTGGCTCGGCGCCTTCGTCGTGCTCGCGCTGCCGGGCCTCAACGAATACCGCAACGAGCTGCTGCGCGAATACGGCTGCTGGTTCTTCGTCATGCTGGCGTTCTGGCTGGCACTGCGCTGGGCGGAGCGGCCCCGCTGGCCGTCGGCGCTCGCGCTGCAGGCGGCGCTGGGGGGCGCCGCGCTGTTCCGCCCGGAAGCGCTGGCGCTGTTCCCCGCATTGCTGCTCTGGCAGCTGGCCGGCGCGCCGCGCGCCGAGCGCGGGCGGCGGCTGCTGATGCTCGGCGGCCTGCCGCTGGCCGGCGGCATCGCCCTCGCCGCCCTGTACGTCAGCGGCGGACTCGCCGGCGGCGGCCGGCTGGCCGAAGACCTCGGCCGTTTCCGCCTAGCCCGCTTCGACGCCAAGGCGCAGGCGCTCGCCTCCGCATTGGTCGTCGATGCACGGGAGCAGCTAGTCGTCTTTGCGCAGGAGCAGGCGCGGACGATCCTGCTCTTCGGCTCGCTGGCGCTGGTGCCGCTGAAGGTCCTGCAAAAGCTCGGCCTCTTCGTCGTGCCGCTGGCGTTCGCCCTGTTCGGTCGCGCGGCGCGCCCGGCGCTTGGCCGTCACCCGCTGTTCGCCTGGGGCATCGCCGCGCACCTGCTGGTGCTGGCGGTCTTCGTCGTCGACCTGCAGTTCCTCGCCGGGCGCTACGTCGGGCTGATCCTGCTGTTCTCCACGCCCTTCGCCGCGGCTGGGCTCGCCGCGATGCTGCAGCACCGCCCGCGCTGGCGCATAACCGTGTTCATCGGCATGGCGCTGCTGGCGCTGGCGAACGTCGTATCCACCAGCCCCGGCAAGACGCATCTGGTCGACGCCGGCCGCTGGCTGGCCGCCAACGTCGCCGACCCGTCGACGGTCTATATCGACAGCGGCCGCACCGCCTACCACGCCGGTTGGCAAACGGCAGCGGTGGCGGAGCGAAACCAGCGCCCGGCGGTCGAAAAGGCCGTCGCCGAGGAGCGCTACGCGCTCTACGTCCTCGAGCATTCGCGCAAGGACGCGCCGCTCGAGGACTGGCTGGCAAAAACCGGATTGCGCGTCGTCACGCGCTTCGAACACCCCAACCGCGACGCGGTGATTATCGCCGCCCCCGCCTCCCGGAAACCATGA